One stretch of Akkermansia massiliensis DNA includes these proteins:
- a CDS encoding cation:proton antiporter translates to MDHDFSLIFTFVGGLTAALLFGLIARKLHLSPLVGYLLAGVVVGPYSPGFVADSHTVEQFAELGVILLMFGVGLHFHLKDLIAVQRVAVPGAVVQISVATVLGVLVGWMFGWSTISGLVFGMAISVASTVVLTRVLEDNQNLHTPSGHVALGWLVVEDLFTILLLVLIPAVMEARQSGAGDWSGILYELGWMFVKLSLLVALTLFAGKKIIPLVLRYVARTGARDLFTLAVLVIALGVAVCSAKFFGASMVLGAFLAGMVVGQSDFCARAAAEAMLMRDAFAVLFFVSVGMMFDPMSVGDCWPLALATLGVVMIGKPLAAYAVVRCLRRPLPLALSVSVALAQVGEFSFILAGMGLMYNILPPDANQAIILAAVVSISLNPILYRQIGPVVKWLQKRGIGLTDLGGVNSLALPSPDARRVVLVGFGPTGRILKRILNDNGVEVIIVEMNIDTVTAIREQGGDIVYGDASQREILRHAGIEYAESLILSASIPDAKEIVGVALELNPHIDVMIHTKYMRDVDVLKEAGASQVFSSESEVALSMAEYFLREGGADDEQIVSERQRIRAELDREVPGASAAGH, encoded by the coding sequence TTCGGCCTTATTGCCAGAAAACTGCATTTGTCTCCGCTGGTCGGGTACCTGCTGGCCGGGGTAGTGGTAGGGCCGTATTCGCCGGGATTTGTGGCGGATTCCCACACGGTGGAGCAGTTCGCGGAGCTGGGCGTTATTCTGCTGATGTTCGGCGTGGGGCTCCATTTTCATTTGAAGGATTTGATTGCCGTGCAGAGGGTCGCGGTGCCGGGAGCCGTGGTGCAGATATCCGTGGCTACGGTGCTGGGGGTACTGGTGGGCTGGATGTTCGGATGGTCCACGATTTCCGGGCTGGTGTTCGGCATGGCGATCTCCGTGGCGAGCACCGTAGTGCTTACACGAGTCCTGGAAGACAACCAGAACCTCCATACGCCGAGCGGCCATGTGGCCCTGGGGTGGCTGGTGGTGGAGGACCTGTTCACCATTCTGCTGCTGGTGCTCATCCCCGCCGTGATGGAGGCGCGCCAGAGCGGTGCCGGGGACTGGAGCGGCATTCTCTACGAACTGGGCTGGATGTTCGTCAAGCTGTCCCTGCTGGTGGCCCTGACGCTGTTTGCCGGAAAAAAAATCATTCCGCTGGTGCTGCGCTACGTGGCGCGGACGGGAGCGCGGGACCTGTTTACGCTGGCGGTGCTGGTCATTGCTCTGGGCGTAGCGGTGTGCTCCGCGAAATTCTTCGGCGCTTCCATGGTGCTGGGAGCGTTCCTGGCGGGGATGGTTGTGGGGCAGTCGGACTTTTGCGCTCGCGCGGCGGCGGAGGCCATGCTGATGCGGGATGCCTTTGCCGTGCTCTTCTTTGTTTCCGTGGGGATGATGTTTGACCCGATGTCCGTGGGGGATTGCTGGCCGCTGGCCCTGGCGACGCTGGGGGTGGTAATGATCGGCAAGCCGCTGGCGGCCTATGCGGTGGTGCGGTGCCTGCGGCGTCCGCTGCCGCTGGCGCTGAGCGTATCCGTAGCCCTGGCGCAGGTGGGTGAATTCTCCTTCATCCTAGCCGGGATGGGGCTCATGTACAACATTCTGCCGCCGGACGCCAACCAGGCCATCATTCTGGCGGCCGTCGTCTCCATTTCCCTGAATCCCATCCTGTACCGCCAGATTGGCCCTGTGGTCAAGTGGCTGCAAAAGCGCGGCATCGGCCTTACGGATCTGGGCGGAGTGAACAGCCTGGCGCTCCCGTCGCCGGACGCGCGGCGCGTGGTGCTGGTGGGGTTTGGCCCTACGGGGCGCATTCTTAAAAGAATATTGAATGACAACGGGGTGGAAGTCATCATCGTGGAGATGAACATAGACACGGTCACCGCCATACGTGAACAGGGCGGAGACATCGTTTACGGGGATGCCAGCCAGCGTGAAATCCTGCGCCATGCGGGCATTGAATATGCGGAAAGCCTGATTCTCTCCGCCTCCATTCCGGATGCCAAGGAAATCGTGGGGGTGGCTCTGGAGCTCAACCCCCACATTGACGTGATGATCCACACCAAGTACATGAGGGACGTGGACGTGCTTAAGGAAGCCGGCGCCTCCCAGGTCTTCTCCTCGGAATCGGAAGTGGCTCTGTCCATGGCGGAATACTTCCTGCGGGAAGGCGGCGCGGACGACGAACAGATCGTTTCCGAACGCCAGCGCATCCGTGCGGAACTGGACAGGGAAGTGCCCGGAGCTTCCGCCGCGGGGCACTGA
- a CDS encoding class I SAM-dependent methyltransferase: MKQNKYDDNVFFQKYSQMDRSVKGLEGAGEWKTLERLLPDFHDKHVLDLGCGFGWHCRYAAEHGAASVLGVDISAKMIAKARSMGNEGIIEYRCMPMEDILLPEASFDIVLSSLAFHYTPDFQAVCRNVSRWLKPEGAFIFSVEHPVFTAQGTQDWHYDESGQIMHWPVDGYFMEGPRQAVFLGEEVTKYHRTLTSYLGALAAGGFEVTAMEEPKPSRELLDSVPGMQEELRRPMMLIISARKK; encoded by the coding sequence ATGAAACAAAACAAGTACGACGATAACGTCTTTTTTCAGAAATACAGTCAAATGGACCGTTCCGTAAAGGGGCTGGAAGGGGCCGGAGAATGGAAAACACTGGAACGGCTGCTGCCGGATTTCCATGACAAGCACGTTCTGGACCTGGGATGCGGATTCGGCTGGCACTGCCGGTATGCGGCAGAGCACGGGGCGGCCTCCGTGCTGGGCGTGGACATTTCCGCAAAGATGATCGCCAAAGCCAGGTCCATGGGAAACGAAGGCATTATCGAGTACCGCTGCATGCCCATGGAGGATATCCTGCTTCCCGAGGCTTCCTTCGACATTGTCCTCAGCTCCCTGGCCTTCCATTACACGCCGGATTTCCAGGCAGTCTGCCGGAATGTCTCCCGCTGGCTCAAGCCGGAAGGCGCCTTTATTTTCTCCGTGGAGCATCCCGTTTTCACCGCCCAGGGAACGCAGGACTGGCATTACGATGAATCCGGCCAGATCATGCACTGGCCCGTGGACGGCTATTTCATGGAAGGACCGCGGCAGGCCGTTTTCCTGGGGGAGGAAGTGACCAAGTATCACAGGACGCTTACTTCCTATCTCGGCGCTCTGGCCGCCGGCGGATTTGAGGTTACCGCCATGGAGGAACCGAAGCCGTCCCGTGAACTTCTGGATTCCGTCCCCGGCATGCAGGAAGAGCTGCGCCGCCCCATGATGCTGATTATCTCCGCCCGCAAGAAGTAG
- a CDS encoding cation diffusion facilitator family transporter: MEQAAHQEKSHAAFSSVLWSAFLTGIKLWAGIVTGSLGIISEALHSGLDLMAAAMTFYAVKVAARPADESHPYGHEKVENLSALAETALLLITCAWIVWEAVDRLFYNEAEITLTWWAFAVVAVSLLVDVNRSAMLRRVAKKHKSQALEADALHFTTDIWSSAVVLLGLFCVWLAHLVPADSVWHGLLEKADAIAALFVAALVCSVAFGLAKRSIHALMDGGSSALTQQVLTAMKKNAPDYPVKRIRLRDGGARIFVELDVEAPAELHVDDAHDVAESIEGIVKYELPEADVIVHIEPARENFSNMEPDTVVHRLALRHHVRIHGFYAGSGKHAPCYFMDVEIPADWPLERGYHVVKAFRDSVQHALKPEKVICRIEPDCRDMKANAIPEHVPPEEVRLKVNLILQQHRNICKVLKLDLAREDNFPTLTCVCSADASLTIRECHQIASQLEDQIENALHHLGRVTVILKPAK, encoded by the coding sequence ATGGAACAAGCAGCGCACCAAGAAAAATCACATGCGGCCTTTTCCTCCGTCCTGTGGTCCGCCTTTTTGACGGGCATCAAGCTCTGGGCCGGTATCGTGACGGGCAGCTTGGGCATCATTTCCGAGGCCCTGCACAGCGGCCTGGACCTGATGGCTGCGGCCATGACTTTTTACGCCGTGAAGGTGGCCGCCCGTCCTGCCGACGAGAGCCACCCCTACGGGCATGAGAAGGTGGAGAATCTTTCCGCGCTTGCGGAAACTGCCCTGCTCCTGATTACCTGCGCATGGATTGTATGGGAGGCTGTGGACCGGCTGTTTTACAATGAGGCGGAGATCACCCTCACCTGGTGGGCCTTCGCCGTGGTGGCCGTTTCCCTGCTGGTGGACGTGAACCGCTCCGCCATGCTCCGCCGGGTGGCCAAGAAGCACAAGAGCCAGGCGCTGGAAGCGGACGCCCTTCATTTTACCACGGATATCTGGTCTTCCGCCGTCGTGCTGCTGGGCCTTTTCTGCGTATGGCTGGCGCACCTGGTTCCCGCAGATTCCGTCTGGCACGGCTTGCTGGAGAAGGCGGACGCCATCGCAGCCCTGTTTGTGGCGGCCCTGGTTTGTTCCGTGGCCTTCGGCCTTGCCAAACGTTCCATTCACGCCCTGATGGACGGCGGTTCTTCCGCCCTGACGCAGCAGGTTCTAACCGCCATGAAGAAGAACGCCCCGGATTACCCGGTCAAGCGCATCCGTCTGCGCGACGGCGGCGCCCGCATTTTTGTGGAGCTGGACGTGGAAGCGCCCGCGGAGTTGCACGTGGACGACGCCCATGATGTGGCGGAGTCCATCGAAGGCATTGTCAAGTACGAGCTGCCGGAAGCGGACGTGATCGTCCATATCGAACCGGCCCGTGAGAATTTTTCCAACATGGAGCCGGACACGGTCGTCCACCGGCTGGCCCTGCGCCACCATGTCCGCATCCACGGGTTCTATGCAGGCAGCGGCAAACATGCTCCCTGTTATTTCATGGATGTGGAGATTCCCGCGGACTGGCCTCTGGAGCGCGGCTACCATGTGGTGAAGGCGTTCCGGGATTCCGTCCAGCATGCGCTCAAGCCGGAGAAGGTGATCTGCCGCATTGAGCCGGACTGCCGCGATATGAAGGCGAACGCCATTCCGGAGCACGTTCCGCCGGAGGAAGTCCGCCTGAAGGTGAACCTTATCCTCCAGCAGCACAGGAATATCTGCAAGGTTCTCAAGCTGGACCTGGCACGGGAGGACAATTTCCCCACCCTGACTTGCGTATGCTCCGCGGATGCATCCCTGACCATCCGGGAATGCCACCAGATCGCCTCCCAACTGGAAGACCAGATAGAAAATGCCCTGCACCACCTGGGCCGCGTTACCGTCATTCTGAAACCGGCCAAATAA
- a CDS encoding YebC/PmpR family DNA-binding transcriptional regulator: protein MSGHNKWSKIKYVKAKEDAKKGKVFARFAHEIMLAAKSGGGDPDLNPRLRAAIDGAKAVSTPKENIERAIKKGTGELGGATIQEITYEGYGPAGTAFLIEVATDNTNRSASELRTLFTKNGGSIGTPGSVAYQFERKGEARIMAEGLTEDSAMDLALECGADDVEQGDSDNEWVFVTDPTELNNVCAALREAGHTVISMKLISVAQNVSVINDLETAKAALRLYEALDDYDDALNVFSNFDVAEEILEQLD, encoded by the coding sequence ATGTCAGGACATAATAAATGGTCTAAGATCAAGTACGTTAAGGCTAAGGAAGATGCCAAGAAGGGCAAGGTGTTTGCCCGCTTTGCCCATGAAATCATGCTGGCCGCCAAGAGCGGCGGCGGAGATCCTGATCTGAACCCTCGCCTGAGGGCCGCCATTGACGGGGCCAAGGCCGTGTCCACCCCCAAGGAGAATATTGAACGCGCCATCAAGAAAGGCACCGGGGAACTGGGCGGCGCCACCATCCAGGAGATTACTTATGAAGGCTACGGCCCGGCGGGCACGGCTTTCCTGATTGAAGTGGCGACGGACAACACGAACCGTTCCGCTTCCGAGCTGCGCACTCTGTTTACCAAGAACGGGGGCAGCATCGGCACTCCCGGTTCCGTGGCCTACCAGTTTGAACGCAAGGGAGAAGCCCGCATCATGGCGGAAGGCCTTACGGAGGATTCCGCGATGGACCTGGCGCTGGAATGCGGCGCGGACGATGTGGAGCAGGGTGATTCCGACAATGAATGGGTGTTTGTTACGGACCCGACGGAATTGAACAATGTGTGCGCCGCCCTGCGCGAGGCCGGGCATACGGTGATTTCCATGAAGCTGATTTCCGTGGCGCAGAACGTTTCCGTGATTAACGATCTGGAGACGGCGAAGGCCGCCCTGCGCTTGTATGAAGCGCTGGACGATTACGATGACGCGCTGAACGTCTTCTCCAATTTCGACGTGGCGGAAGAAATCCTCGAACAGCTTGACTAA
- the rho gene encoding transcription termination factor Rho, whose amino-acid sequence MSDTPPDLTPEQVSPEPSPKKRIVRRAKSAAEAPAESHAAAEVSGTEQGSSPAPRKRTARKKVPELAGEGMESTDAPQKKSARKSSAEIPAAEGTEEAPAKPRRGRPRKKPVEEVPETAGSPDVPVTEAPVKPVRRRSAKTIAPEDDAAEGAKTDAAVSMAPAEPAASPADSAPEQSEGGRPKVIRQRFVRKPRVQETGPDADSAAPSIKVVQEGATDFSGDAARESHRTNEPQRQRFERQNRRNNNDRFNKNRNNRQDGRNGRNGNDRVKNRWNNNHQEGNAPQNNAPRELAPPEPVDGLLEITNKGFGFLRKPDNDFDAFAEAVYVPQDMIRKFGLRPAVWVHGQACRHDRGILLTEISAVNGDAPEKARKSPHFEELKAVNPNKRISFETRPERYTTRTLDLIAPIGRGQRGLIVSPPRAGKTTLLQHMAEAILENYKDSIHLMVLLVDERPEEVTEFKRSLPGAEVYASSNDGRVRDHCRMAELCIERAKRLVEAGQHVFLLMDSITRLARAYNNADKGSGRTMSGGIDARALEMPRRLFAAARNTRQAGSLTIIATALVETNSRMDDLIFQEFKGTGNMELVLNRRIAEQYIFPAVDILKSGTRREELIMPEAWLYKMNLIRRALAGHKPVEAMERFLFFLNKYPSNAQMLLDLKQKA is encoded by the coding sequence ATGTCTGATACCCCCCCAGATTTGACTCCGGAACAGGTTTCTCCGGAGCCATCGCCCAAAAAACGTATTGTCCGCAGAGCCAAGTCTGCGGCGGAAGCTCCGGCAGAGTCCCACGCCGCTGCGGAAGTTTCCGGGACGGAACAGGGTTCTTCCCCGGCCCCCCGCAAGCGGACGGCAAGGAAGAAGGTTCCGGAATTGGCGGGTGAAGGGATGGAGAGCACGGATGCGCCGCAGAAGAAGAGCGCCCGCAAAAGCAGCGCTGAAATTCCGGCGGCGGAAGGGACGGAGGAAGCTCCTGCCAAGCCCCGGCGCGGACGTCCCCGCAAGAAGCCCGTGGAGGAAGTTCCGGAAACTGCCGGTTCCCCTGATGTTCCCGTAACGGAAGCTCCCGTCAAGCCGGTGCGCAGGCGTTCCGCCAAGACCATTGCGCCTGAAGACGATGCCGCAGAGGGCGCCAAAACGGACGCTGCCGTTTCCATGGCGCCTGCCGAACCGGCCGCCAGTCCTGCGGATTCTGCTCCGGAACAGTCCGAAGGAGGCAGGCCGAAGGTGATCCGCCAGAGGTTTGTGAGAAAACCGCGGGTACAGGAGACAGGGCCGGATGCGGATTCTGCCGCTCCGTCCATCAAGGTGGTACAGGAAGGCGCTACGGATTTCTCCGGAGATGCCGCGCGGGAATCCCATCGGACGAATGAACCGCAAAGGCAGCGTTTTGAGAGACAGAACCGCCGCAATAACAACGACCGTTTCAATAAGAACCGGAACAACCGGCAGGACGGCCGCAATGGCAGGAACGGCAATGACCGGGTTAAAAACCGCTGGAACAATAATCACCAGGAGGGGAATGCTCCCCAGAATAATGCTCCCCGTGAGCTGGCGCCTCCGGAACCGGTGGACGGCCTGCTGGAAATCACGAATAAGGGATTCGGCTTTTTAAGGAAGCCGGATAATGATTTTGACGCTTTTGCGGAAGCCGTGTACGTTCCGCAGGACATGATCCGCAAGTTCGGCCTGCGTCCCGCCGTTTGGGTGCATGGACAAGCCTGCCGCCATGACCGCGGCATTCTTCTGACGGAGATATCCGCCGTCAACGGAGATGCTCCGGAGAAGGCCCGCAAGAGCCCGCATTTTGAAGAGCTCAAGGCGGTCAATCCGAATAAGCGCATTTCCTTTGAAACCCGTCCGGAGCGCTATACCACGCGCACGCTGGACCTGATTGCGCCTATCGGGCGCGGCCAGCGTGGCCTGATCGTTTCTCCGCCCCGCGCGGGGAAGACGACGCTGCTGCAGCACATGGCGGAAGCCATTCTGGAGAATTACAAGGATTCCATCCACCTGATGGTGCTGCTGGTGGACGAGCGCCCGGAAGAAGTGACGGAGTTCAAGCGTTCCCTTCCCGGAGCCGAGGTATACGCTTCTTCCAATGACGGCAGGGTGCGTGACCACTGCCGCATGGCGGAGCTTTGCATTGAGCGCGCCAAGCGGCTTGTGGAAGCCGGCCAGCATGTCTTCCTGCTGATGGATTCCATCACGCGCCTTGCCCGTGCCTATAATAACGCGGACAAGGGAAGCGGCCGCACCATGTCCGGCGGCATTGATGCCCGTGCACTGGAAATGCCCCGCCGTCTTTTTGCCGCCGCCCGCAATACGCGCCAGGCCGGTTCCCTGACCATCATCGCCACTGCACTCGTGGAAACCAACAGCCGTATGGATGACCTGATTTTCCAGGAGTTCAAGGGTACGGGCAACATGGAGCTTGTCCTGAACCGCCGCATTGCGGAGCAGTATATCTTCCCGGCCGTGGATATCCTGAAATCGGGAACGCGCCGGGAAGAACTCATCATGCCGGAAGCGTGGCTGTACAAGATGAACCTGATCCGCCGCGCGCTGGCGGGGCACAAGCCTGTAGAGGCCATGGAACGCTTCCTGTTTTTCCTGAACAAGTACCCAAGCAACGCCCAGATGCTGCTGGACCTGAAGCAGAAGGCATAA
- a CDS encoding 7-carboxy-7-deazaguanine synthase QueE, producing MLTLAQLHGQPEIFHSIQGEGVSQGTPCVFLRLAGCNLACSWCDTAYSWNGTVPGVRLTPEKAAELALRYPCRRLVLTGGEPLIQQKALPALLRLLPDHAVELETNGTIMPDAELLERITQFNVSPKLPHSGNETARTWKPDILRRLAFTEKAWFKFVVACEEDVKTALRQASGADIPAERILLMPLASTRAELDAMRAQTVEWCLRYGLRFSDRLHIAIWDSKKGV from the coding sequence ATGCTCACACTGGCCCAGCTTCACGGACAACCGGAAATTTTCCATTCCATCCAGGGGGAAGGCGTCTCCCAGGGGACTCCCTGCGTCTTTCTGCGCCTGGCAGGCTGCAACCTGGCCTGTTCCTGGTGTGACACGGCGTACTCCTGGAACGGGACAGTTCCCGGAGTGCGGCTCACGCCTGAAAAGGCGGCGGAACTGGCGCTCCGTTATCCATGCCGCCGCCTGGTACTGACCGGGGGAGAACCGCTCATTCAGCAAAAAGCCCTTCCCGCCCTGCTGCGCCTGCTGCCGGACCATGCCGTGGAGCTGGAAACCAACGGCACCATTATGCCGGATGCGGAACTGCTGGAACGCATCACGCAATTCAACGTGTCTCCCAAACTCCCCCACTCCGGCAATGAAACCGCCAGAACATGGAAACCGGACATCCTGCGCCGTCTGGCTTTCACGGAAAAAGCGTGGTTCAAATTCGTAGTGGCGTGCGAGGAAGATGTAAAAACCGCCCTGCGGCAGGCTTCCGGGGCAGACATTCCCGCAGAACGCATCCTGCTCATGCCACTGGCCTCCACACGGGCAGAGCTGGACGCCATGCGCGCGCAGACGGTGGAATGGTGCCTCCGTTATGGCCTCCGCTTTTCAGACCGTCTGCACATCGCCATTTGGGACAGCAAAAAGGGCGTTTGA